The Gloeocapsa sp. DLM2.Bin57 genome segment TAAAACCAACGCAATTAACTGAACTAGCCAGAGGAATTACCACTAATCAGTGGTTACCTCCTGAATTGCCTCCAGGAATTACTATCGATAAATATTCTCTCCCTCGTTCATTAACTGAAATTCTTCAGGATTTAACAGACAACCGACAGACAAACATTACATTACTAGAGTGGATTCATTGTATTTATAATAAACAACATTGGGATGAAAAACAACCACAGACTAAGCAAATCGTCACTACATCTAAGCGTATTTGGCGAGAAGCTAATGTTAATAGATTTCTACTTAAAATTTTATGCTCTTTGCTAATTACTGATTATGAGCATAAGAGAGAAAGATTGGCTCAGTCTTTAAGAAATACTTTTCCTACTTTAGTAAACCTTCAACCTGAAAACTTAATTGTTCAAATAACTAATTATCGCAAACAGGAACAATTTGATAAAATTGCGCAATTATGTCAGCAACATTGCCTCACACCTAAACAAATATTAAGCCAAGCTGAATTACCCCTACGTCTTCCTAATCTTTTAGACAAGACTTATAACTATATAGCATCTAATCTGACTATCTGGAAAAGTACCAGTCAAGAGCAAGTAAATTGGTTTTTAGCTTGTCTTGATGAGATGGAAGTAACCCAAGAAATAAAAGCAGTAGAAAGTTTACTTAACAATTTTTCTACCTCGATTGATTCTCAATTCCTTCAATCCATCAGAGAATGGCTAAGTAATAATTATAATTCTCAAGCAACTGGTTCTAAATATTATCAACTTTCTACGACTGCTAAACAAAATCTCAGAAAATTATTAGGTTTAGCTAATTACCGTGACTTTAAAACTTTAGTAGATATTATTTTAAATAAATTATCTTTAGAACATTGGGAAGCTAATCAACTAGAAGCACGTAAATATTTTTGGTCTCACTATTCCGATCGCTTTGAAAATATTAGGATACTTTTGCCTCAGTCATCTTTAAATGCAATTGGTGATAAACTACAAAAAAAAGTTGATATTCTTGAGGATGATGGTAGCGATCCTACAGAAGTTTGTATTTTTGATTTTGGCGATTGGTTTGTGGTAGAATTTTTCCGTAGTAGCGGTAGTGAAACTCGCTTATTTAATCGATTTAAACATTTAGATATTAAAACAAAACTATTTGATTCAGCTAGTTTGTCTATCAAAAAATTACGTAGATTGGGTGGACATGTACAAGATCATGTATTTTTTTGGCAATATTACTGTGAGCAATCTTTGCGTCAAAAAGGAATTCTACCTAACGAAGGAATCACTAAATTTAGAATTAACTCAACAACGTCTAGAGATTATAAAAAACAGAGAGAAGGATTACCACCCCCGAATGGCCAACAAATAGCAGACAGAGAAAGAAAGTTAAAAAGATGGCAAGAAAAGATTAATAGTCTTGAAGCAGAAGCATTCTTATGGGAGCAATCGTATCAATAGCTACACTTTTTCTTCTGAATCCTGAACCCTGACTCCTGATATTATAAGTTTTACTTATACAAGTACACCGAGAACCCATAACATACCTCTGCAGTAGCTAAGACGCGTTCACGAATACGATGGTTAAGAGATTTGAGGGTAACTAAATCAATGGTTCGTCCATCGAATAAAGACCAGTTTTTGAATATGCCAGTATTGACACAGGTTTGATATTTCTTCTTTGGGAATTTTGATATTTTTAAGTTTCATGATCAGCACTTAGTTAAGTACACTTGACAAGAGATTATAGCAATCTAAGCATGATATAATACCAGTAAACTTGAAAAAGTAGAGATATCATCATGAGTCGCCTCACTGAAGCTAATGCTATTATTCGTTCTCATGTACTTTGGGCTATGGGAGGAGGATTGATTCCTATTCCCTTGGTAGATTTTGCTGCGGTAACAGCTATTCAATTGGAAATGTTGCAACAGTTAGCCGCTCTTTATGGAGTTGATTACACCAAAGATACTGCTAAAGCTTTTGTCTCTGCTCTGACTGGAACAACGATCGCTCGTATTGGCGCAAGTATGCTTAAAGCTATTCCAGGTTTAGGAAGTATTATTGGTGGAGCTTCTATGTCGGTTATGTCGGGAGCTTCTACTTACGCTGTAGGACAAGTAGCAATCAATATGTTTTCTGCTTCTAGAAGTTTTAATGACTTAAATCCTGAAGATCTTCATAACGCTTATGAGCAAGCTTATGAGCAAGGTAAAAGCTATGTTTCAGGTTTACAAAATCGTGAAGACGAAGCAGCTAATATTTATCAATCTTTAGAGAAATTAGGTAAATTAAAAGAGCAAGGAATCTTATCAGAAGAAGAATTCCAAGCTAAGAAAAAAGAGTTGTTAGATCGTCTTTAATCGGGAAACCATTCACTATCTAAGGCTTGCTCTAAAGAAATATTAGCATCATTAGGGAGAGGAAAAAGCTTAGAAACGGATTTTTTAGCTACAATTAAACTTTCTTGATAAATTGTTGCTAAGCTAGGTTTTAAACTTGGGGAATCCTCTAGTCTTTTCTGAATTTGATAACGAAAATTAACGATTTCAGCAGCCCAATGATTACCAGAATTAGGTTTTTCTGATTCCCAATAAGCTAACTTTAACAAGTGCTCCAGAAGACGGGTAAAATAACTTTCTAACGCCCGTCTCTGGCTTTTACCTATATCTTCGATCTCTTCGATAAGATGATCCCAATCCACCTCATTAAATCGTTTTAAGCGTAGTTTTTCTACTGTTTGTCCTAACCATTGATAATAATCGCGATCGTATAAATTACTTGACACTTTCTTATCTATAGTTAGTAAACTGTAACTCAATCGTCCAATCTTCCTGCTTGAGCATTTGAATCACCGTCTGTAATTCGTCTTTTGATTTAGCAGAAACTCGCACAGCATCTCCTTGAATCGATGCTTGTACTTTTTTACAGTTATCTCGAATCATTTTAGTGATTTTCTTAGCTATTTCTGCATTAATACCTCTTTTCAGGGTGATTTCTTGACGCAGACGATTACCGCTTACTTCTTCAGGATTTCCATAATCAAAAATTTTCTGAGAAAGGTTACGTTTAGCGGCTTTAGTGCGCAAGACATCTTGTACCCCTTGTAGAGTTAAATCACTAGAGGTATTGATGATTAATTTATCATCTGTTAACTCTAGAGTCGTTTTAGTATCTTTGAGATCATAACGACTTTTGATTTCTCTAAGAGTTTGATCAACAGCGTTGACTAACTCCTGTCTATCAAAATCACTGACAACATCGAAAGAATAATTACTAGCCATACCAACACATAAATCTAGTCAAAATAAAACAGAGTCACTACTTTTCGTTGTTCTTCTGCTTCGGCACAAGTTTGTAACAAAGTATGACTATCATGAAAAGCAAAGCAGATTAATTGTTGACATCGAGAGATAATCTCTCGGTTACATAAAGTACTAGCTTCTCCCAAGGGTAAATGATCATTCTCAGGATTTTCTACCAGATGCAATACTTGACTTAATTGCTCTTGGGATTCTTTGGGTTGTTTTTTCAGGCTTTGGGGTAAGATAACCGTTAATAAACCAGGATCTGCTCGCATTGCTCCTTTGATAGCTGCTGCATTTGTCCCGGTTGCACCGGAGGTGAGTAAACGATTTCCCGAAAGTACCAAAGCATAACTCATCATTTCAATAA includes the following:
- a CDS encoding DUF29 domain-containing protein, which codes for MSSNLYDRDYYQWLGQTVEKLRLKRFNEVDWDHLIEEIEDIGKSQRRALESYFTRLLEHLLKLAYWESEKPNSGNHWAAEIVNFRYQIQKRLEDSPSLKPSLATIYQESLIVAKKSVSKLFPLPNDANISLEQALDSEWFPD
- a CDS encoding YajQ family cyclic di-GMP-binding protein, which translates into the protein MASNYSFDVVSDFDRQELVNAVDQTLREIKSRYDLKDTKTTLELTDDKLIINTSSDLTLQGVQDVLRTKAAKRNLSQKIFDYGNPEEVSGNRLRQEITLKRGINAEIAKKITKMIRDNCKKVQASIQGDAVRVSAKSKDELQTVIQMLKQEDWTIELQFTNYR
- a CDS encoding DUF697 domain-containing protein, which gives rise to MSRLTEANAIIRSHVLWAMGGGLIPIPLVDFAAVTAIQLEMLQQLAALYGVDYTKDTAKAFVSALTGTTIARIGASMLKAIPGLGSIIGGASMSVMSGASTYAVGQVAINMFSASRSFNDLNPEDLHNAYEQAYEQGKSYVSGLQNREDEAANIYQSLEKLGKLKEQGILSEEEFQAKKKELLDRL
- a CDS encoding DNA recombination-mediator protein A, yielding MSQSVEINNLDTLAQELAAIQQTSSKRIALLGSRHVPITHQHLIEMMSYALVLSGNRLLTSGATGTNAAAIKGAMRADPGLLTVILPQSLKKQPKESQEQLSQVLHLVENPENDHLPLGEASTLCNREIISRCQQLICFAFHDSHTLLQTCAEAEEQRKVVTLFYFD